The DNA window TCGTGAATATCAGCAGCAGCTGATTCATTAGGTAAATTGCTGGCCGCCACAACTTCAACCTTGTGAAAGCCTAAGTCAATAAGTTTCTGCTTATCAAGCATTTTTGCCTGCTTGTCATCGCATTTTACCTTGACTTTATACTTGTAGCGATCATCTTTATCCAGAGTGAATTTCTCAACACTCTTAGCATCCAGTTCAATAGTCTGATACCTGGTGTTGACTTCATTCTTGACAAAACCATAGGATCCATCGGCATACAAAAGGGTATAACCCTTCTCTTCATCTTCACCAAAGTTACCCTGGCGTGATGAACCGATGTATTCAATATTGGTATTTTTGATTTTGACCCGATTATGATAGTGTCCGCATAGTACGGCCTTGAAATCGAGTAAAGGAGCCTGGGGTAATTCTCCGTCTATTTCAAAATCACCTAACGCACCATGCACTCCTTCATGGATATAAAGGATGATGTCGTTTTTAGTGAATTGTGGATATTGTTCGAGAGTGTTATTAACAGCCGCTTCCAGTTTATCCAAAAATGAACCATTCTCAGGGAAATAGCTCATAAGAAGCAGACAGAAGTCACATCCATCCCAAACCAAAGCCTTATAGACATCTACCACCTCAATACCCTGTAATCCAGTCCATAGGTGATTATATCCTTCAATGGCTTCTTGATCAGTTTTATCATGATTGCCTTCGCCTATTGTCACATAGACACCTTGGCTCACAGCTTTGGTCAAAGCTGCTTTAACGGCAAGTAAGGTAGAAAGTGTTTGAGCGGCCCTGGTAGTGAACATATCACCGGCGATAACGACTTCCTCGACCCCTTCACGTTGACACACTGACAACATTTCATCCCAGTTCTTATTGAACTCAGCTATGTTGTCTTTGTTAACGTGTATATCGTTTATTAACAAAGCAATAGCCTCTTTCATATTCCTATCTGAGATTTTAGATTAAAGAATGAGAGGGCACAGGCATTGAGCCAATGCCCTCTCGAACTGCATGAATTATTATCTAAAGACAGGAATTATCTTAGGCGACGCTTGTGAAGTCTACGAGGAGGTACAGAATCCGAGGCCGGGGCCTCATCTTCTTTCTCTTCCGGAGCTTCAGGCTCTGGGTCAGGCTCTGAAGCTGTTTCGGCTTCACTTCCCGGACGTGCGCGGCGTGCGCGGCGACCAGTTTCAGGTGCCGGTGCAGGAGCGGCCGGTGCTTCTTCAGTCTCGTCAGGGTCAGGATCTTGCCCTTCATCATCTCCCTCTTCGGGATCTTCTTCAGGTTCCTCTGCCTTGGGCTTGGGAGCACGGCGACGGGCCGGTGCAGGAGCTGGAGTCGGATCTTCCTTGGGCTGCTCTTTAGGCTGCTTGGCCTGCGCATCGAGAGCTTCATCAATTTCTTCAAGAAGCTGGAGATTGTTCTTTGTGCGAGAGATACGCACGTCAAGATCCTTGGCCTCGATAAACATACGGATCTTCTCGCGGAGCTCCTGATATTCATCAGACTTTTCATTCAAACCCTGATCAACGATGCTGTCATACTCGTTATAGAGTGAATCAATAGTGACCTCATCTTTGTCGCTATCCTTACCGGAAGCATTTGCAAGGTCAAAGTGTGATGTGTCATCGGCCGGCAGTTCACCCTTTAAGGTCTCAACAGCTTCGATAAAGTCAGGCTCTTTGCAGACTTCCATATCGTGTTCCTCATCATATTGCTGGAGGAACGCAAGTGTAGCCTCCATCTGATAACGAGTGTAACGATAGAGCTGTTCGGGGAGGCGCGGAAGTTCAAGCAGCTTCTCAGCTTCAGCTTCCGTGATGTCAAGTGTCTTACGACCAATTTCAATCGTATAGCTGGTTTTATTATTTTCAGTTTTACGAATGACCTTAACTGGATAAGCGTCAGTAAAACCACTGATAGGACATGTATCCTGACCGTCATCGGCCTTTAGTTCGGCCCAAAGACGCATTTTGGCAGCATCAAGATCCTTGTACTGGCTGTGTGAACATTGCCATACTTGTGGACCTTTTGCACGTTCCTTGTCACTGGAAACATCAAGCACCATAAGTGCGTGCTGATAATTCCAGCGAATACCGCCTTCATACGAAGAACTGGTGAGGAGCTTCATCAGAGCCTCGTCATCACCATACATCTCCTTGGCAATCTTAACGTAGGTGTCAAGAAGGTCAACTGACTTGCCGACTTCTTTATCGGTAGTACGAATGACAGGAATACTGAGTTTTTTTGGCTTTTTACCCTTCTTATTGGGAACCTTAATTCCCAGGAAGAACTGATGGACGGCATACTCATAGCCCTTACGATCCATCGGGAGAATGTTACCCTCATTGTCGAAAGAGGGTGCCAGAGGCAATACGCGGATTGAATACTCGCCGTCCTCGCCCATACGGAATCTCTCTACTTTGGGGGCACCGGCTTCTTGCTTTGCTTTTTCTTCTGCCTCGGCAAAAGTGAGTTGTGTTTGCTGGAACGCTTCAAATGCGCTCAGTTTTCTTTTTTCTTCGCTCATCTTTAGATAATTTGCGCGAAGAGATA is part of the Duncaniella dubosii genome and encodes:
- a CDS encoding metallophosphoesterase family protein — translated: MKEAIALLINDIHVNKDNIAEFNKNWDEMLSVCQREGVEEVVIAGDMFTTRAAQTLSTLLAVKAALTKAVSQGVYVTIGEGNHDKTDQEAIEGYNHLWTGLQGIEVVDVYKALVWDGCDFCLLLMSYFPENGSFLDKLEAAVNNTLEQYPQFTKNDIILYIHEGVHGALGDFEIDGELPQAPLLDFKAVLCGHYHNRVKIKNTNIEYIGSSRQGNFGEDEEKGYTLLYADGSYGFVKNEVNTRYQTIELDAKSVEKFTLDKDDRYKYKVKVKCDDKQAKMLDKQKLIDLGFHKVEVVAASNLPNESAAADIHEKYDKQGIKKEYQNYCNENAIDSKLGIKYLEG